The proteins below are encoded in one region of Ochotona princeps isolate mOchPri1 chromosome 24, mOchPri1.hap1, whole genome shotgun sequence:
- the LOC131483292 gene encoding LOW QUALITY PROTEIN: T-complex protein 1 subunit theta-like (The sequence of the model RefSeq protein was modified relative to this genomic sequence to represent the inferred CDS: inserted 2 bases in 2 codons), protein MAHHVPTAPGFAQMLKEGAKHFSGLEEAVYSNIQACKELVHTPRTTYGPDGKNKMVINHLEKLFVTNDAATILKELEVQHPAAKMTVMASHMQEQEVGDGTNFVLIFAGALLELAEELLRNGLSVSEVIEGYEIACKKAHEILPDLVCCSAKNLRNVDEVSSLVCTSIMSKQYGNEGFLAKLIAQACXFFPDSGHFNVDNIRVCKILGPGIYSSPVLHGMVFKKETEGDVTSVQDSKIAVYSCPFDGLITETKGTVLIKTAEELMHFSKGEENLSDTQVKAIAAAGANVIVTGGKVADMALHYAKKCNIMLVRLNSKWDFRRLYKTVGATALPRLTPPGLEEMGQCDSVYLSAVGDTQVVVFQHEKEDVAISTIVLRGSTDNLMDDIERAVDDGVNTFKVLTRDKRLVPGGGATEIELAKQITSYGETCPGLEQYAMKKFAEAFEAIPRALAENTGVKANEVISKLYAVHQEGNKNVGLDIEAAVPAVKDMLEAGVLDTYLGKYWAIKLATNAALTVLRXHQIIMAKPAGGPKPPGGKKDWDDDQND, encoded by the exons atGGCGCATCACGTCCCCACAGCTCCGGGCTTTGCCCAGATGCTCAAGGAAGGAGCCAAACATTTCTCGGGATTAGAAGAGGCTGTGTACAGCAACATACAAGCTTGCAAAGAGCTTGTCCACACTCCACGCACTACGTATGGACCGGATGGAAAGAACAAAATGGTTATCAACCATCTAGAGAAATTGTTTGTGACAAATGATGCGGCAACTATTTTAAAAGAACTAGAAGTACAGCATCCTGCTGCAAAAATGACTGTGATGGCCTCTCACATGCAAGAGCAAGAGGTGGGAGATGGCACAAACTTCGTTCTTATATTTGCTGGAGCTCTCCTGGAGCTAGCTGAAGAGCTTCTGAGGAACGGGCTATCGGTTTCAGAGGTCATAGAAGGTTACGAGATAGCTTGCAAAAAAGCTCATGAGATCCTTCCTGATTTGGTGTGTTGTTCTGCTAAAAACCTTCGCAATGTCGATGAAGTGTCATCTTTAGTTTGTACCTCCATCATGAGTAAACAGTACGGCAATGAAGGGTTTCTGGCCAAGCTCATTGCTCAGGCAT GCTTTTTTCCTGATTCTGGCCATTTCAATGTTGATAACATCAGAGTTTGTAAAATCCTGGGCCCTGGGATCTATTCCTCCCCAGTTTTACATGGCATGGTTTTTAAGAAAGAAACCGAAGGTGATGTAACATCTGTCCAAGACTCAAAAATAGCAGTATACTCTTGTCCTTTTGATGGCCTGATAACAGAAACCAAGGGAACTGTATTGATAAAGACTGCTGAGGAATTGATGCATTTTAGTAAGGGAGAAGAAAATCTCTCGGATACACAAGTCaaagctattgctgctgctggtgcaaaTGTAATAGTGACTGGTGGCAAAGTGGCAGACATGGCTCTTCATTATGCAAAGAAATGCAATATTATGTTGGTAAGGCTGAACTCTAAATGGGATTTCAGAAGACTTTATAAAACCGTTGGTGCTACGGCTCTTCCCAGATTGACTCCTCCTGGCCTTGAAGAAATGGGGCAGTGTGATAGTGTTTACCTCTCAGCAGTTGGAGACACACAAGTGGTGGTTTTTCAGCATGAAAAGGAAGATGTTGCTATTTCCACCATAGTACTTCGAGGCTCCACGGACAACTTGATGGACGATATAGAaagagcagtagatgatggtgtTAATACTTTCAAAGTTCTGACAAGGGATAAACGTCTTGTACCTGGAGGTGGAGCAACAGAAATTGAATTGGCCAAACAGATCACATCGTATGGAGAGACATGTCCTGGCCTGGAACAGTATGCTATGAAGAAGTTTGCTGAGGCATTCGAAGCTATTCCCCGGGCACTGGCAGAAAACACCGGTGTTAAGGCCAATGAAGTAATCTCTAAACTTTATGCAGTACATCAAGAAGGAAATAAGAATGTTGGATTGGACATTGAGGCAGCAGTTCCTGCTGTAAAGGACATGTTGGAAGCTGGTGTTCTAGATACTTACCTAGGAAAGTACTGGGCTATCAAACTGGCCACAAATGCTGCACTCACTGTGCTTA GGCATCAGATCATCATGGCAAAACCAGCCGGTGGACCCAAGCCTCCTGGGGGGAAGAAAGACTGGGATGATGACCAAAATGATTGA
- the LOC131483301 gene encoding speedy protein E4A-like: MKSWAVEWLLGLKMRLKKQRVSTVLPEHHKVFNRLLEDPVVKRFLAWDKQLSVSDKYLLAMVVAYLSRAGLFSWQYRRIHFFIALYLANDMEEDEEDDEPPKQAIFSFLYGRNYAQRPFFHKLRLQFMRCMGWKARVTLEECEEIQAYDPELWVWGRDRALLC; the protein is encoded by the exons ATGAAGAGCTGGGCTGTGGAGTGGCTTCTCGGGCTGAAGATGAGGCTAAAGAAGCAGCGTGTGTCCACGGTGCTGCCTGAGCACCACAAGGTCTTCAACAGGCTGCTCG AGGATCCCGTGGTCAAGCGGTTCCTGGCCTGGGACAAGCAGCTGAGTGTATCTGACAAG tACCTGCTGGCCATGGTCGTGGCCTACCTCAGCAGAGCCGGCCTCTTCTCCTGGCAGTACAGGCGCATCCATTTCTTCATAGCTCT CTACCTCGCCAACGACATGGAGGAGGACGAAGAGGACGACGAGCCCCCCAAGCAGgccatcttctccttcctctATGGCAGGAACTACGCCCAGCGGCCCTTCTTCCACAAACTGCGCCTGCAGTTCATGCGCTGCATGGGCTGGAAGGCCAGGGTCACCCTGGAGGAGTGTGAGGAG ATCCAAGCCTATGACCCAGAGCTCTGGGTGTGGGGGCGAGACCGGGCCCTCCTTTGCTAA